A window of Gorilla gorilla gorilla isolate KB3781 chromosome 5, NHGRI_mGorGor1-v2.1_pri, whole genome shotgun sequence genomic DNA:
TTCTTAGAATATTTATTCTTCAGAGGTAACATGCAGTTGGGTCTCAAGACCTTTCCTCCAATCAGCCCAACCCAGCCCAGACTGGGCTTTTCTGGGGAGCTGAGGAGTTTATCAGTATTCATCTTCCATCCTCCTTTCATAGTCAcaagttttgttattttgttttttttggggggtgatggTGTAATTGTTAACCTCATTTCTGTTTCCTACCTGTTTGCTTTCCCCCCCAGTCCTCCGCATGAGCTGTTGCCCTCCAGGGGCCTGGCACAGCTGGCCTTGGGGATGAGGGAGAGGACTGATTCAGGGCCCCCTCAgctgtctcctccctccctctggaaAGGAGGGTGGGGCTCAGGGGCCTCAAGCTGGGCTCTGTGTGAGGCCTGGCCCCCACTCCCAACCTTGGCTCTAGACTGTTACTCTTAAGCTTTGGGAAATTTTCACATTGAtgactattttaaaatcaaataaaactattttactGGTATGGCCTAACCTGTCTTAATGACCTCCCCTCTCCCACTTTTCTCCCCATTCGTAAGTATTCCCAGTCCTAGTCTCATCCTAGTCAGCTAGTGACTCCCCCTCGCCCCACTCTGCCTAGGGTTTCCCTAGGCACAGAGCATCAGGGAGCGGGAAAGGGGGCACCTTAAGTAACCTTAGCAGGGTCCCTGAGTCTTCCCTCGGAGGCAGGGACCAGATCTTTATGGGGCTAGTGTAAGGTGTTGCCTCAGAGGCCTGGGTTCTAGGCCTGGCCAGGCCTATTTTGAGATCCTGGCTGGACCAGTTCACGCAGCTTAGAGCTTGGGCTGTGCGATGCTACTGCCCCCTAGTGGTGCTTGCTGGTAGTTCCAATTCCTCCCCTACTGCCGGCCCCAAGTGACTACAGCCACACGACAGGTTGTGGAGTTCATAAAATCTTTTCCGAGCCAGCGGGTTGCAGCCAGAGCTGCCAAGTTCAAAGGCATTGCCGTGGGTTCAAGTGCCCCCCAAGGCTGTTGCTCAGTCACAGCTTCCAGAGCTTCCTTCCCACCACACTGCCAGGAGCTGCCAGAGCCCCCATGCAGCCCCTGACCCCAGTTCCCTCCCAAGTCCCAGGGCCCGACCCTGATATCTGGGGCAAGGTGCTCGGGACATAGATAAGTGAAATGGTGTGCAGAGGCCCAGTGGAGAGTCACATCTCGGTCTCAGCCAACAGACTGTCCCCTAGTCCTGACGTCATTAGCACCATCTGAGAGCTGGGATCTGTGGAAGGGCAGAGGAGTGTTCAGACCACCATTCTTTCCTCCAATGGGGACCACAGATAGGTGAGAGCCTAGGTTCTGCACACCCACTCTCCCTTGTCCCGAGCCTCTTCCAGACCTGGCTCTGATCAACCCTCTGGGTTCTTACCGCTGGGGCACATCCAGGAGCTGCTGCCTCTCTGGTGGGCAGCAGGCTCCTGCCCTCTCTCCCATTCCTGGGTGTCGCCAGCCCCTCCtgccacttcctcctcctcctctccctcagaGAGGAGGTCACAGATCTGTTGCTGCAGCTCTGGGCTAATGCTGTTCTCAGCCAACACCAGGCTCCGCAAAGCTGTGGGGTAATTTTCTACCATGTCCAGCAGGGTCTGAAGTGGGGAAGAATATGGAAAAGGATGAACACAGTTAAGGCAGGTCCTCAGACCCCAACCTGCCATGCCTTAGGTATGTCATCAGACACATAAGCTAACCTCCACCCCATCCCCTGGCCGTGCCCAAACATGATGACTTCCCACCTGAGCTGACTGGTTGGTGAGCCCTGTGCCCTCCAAGTCTAGGACCTCTAGGGTACGACTAGAGGCCACAGCTACAGCCAGCATTCCTGCCACATGGTCACCTGGGGAGacaacacacgtgcacacattcatacacatgcCTGCTAATCCTTACAGATAGCTTCCCCATTGCCTTAACAACTTTAGATAGATACTAATCCCTGGCCAAGGAAACATGGACAATTGGTGGTGGTCAGGAAGGGATCATTGTGATTGGTGAGTGAAGGCACGAAGCAAGTTAGGCCCACGGGTGGTGACTCACTCATGCTTTGATCTATTTGTTGGTCACCTGGTCctccacaaagctatctccttgACCCCTGGGGGCTCgcctttctcttccctctcccagTGTACGGGTTACCATGTCAACTGTTGGTCCCACGCTCTTGGATAGGGCATGAGGCAGTGACAGCCCAAGGGGGTATTCTTGAGCCTCACCCAGGGGGTTGTAATCCAGATTGAGGACGCGGACCTGGGAGCTGTGGGCCACGGCAATGGCGAGGCGGCTCCAGCCCTTAGGAGTGATGCCAGGGTTGGCACTCAGCGTTAGCTCCTTCAAGCCTGGGCAGCATCATAGCAAGAAACCAGAATAGGGAGGGTTAAGCCCTCCTCCAGCCCTTCCCCACCATCCCTGAGTCTCTGGGGTGTCCCTAGTGGCTGGGCACCACCTTACCCCCACCATAGAGGTCAAGAGCCATTAAGGAGGCCCATGCTtcctctgcctgccccagcctggaTTCCTGAGTCTCCATGCTGCCCCCCGTCCTGCCCCTTCCTGAGAGGAGTAGAAAGATGTTCTCACCCACATCATCAGAGCTCTGGGGCCACACCCCCTTCCCTATGCATTTCGATTTTCATCACTGCCACACTAGCCCAAGCCCTCAACAGGGTCCTGCTCACCAGATTTGGCCCCATCTGGGGGCAGGAGGCCACAGATGAGGTTGATGGCTTCATCACCCAGCATGCAGTCCCCCAGGTCCAGAGCCACGAGGGCAGGGTGGAGGGCCAGGGCTGGGTTCAGCAAGGCCAGCCCCGCATCTGTCAGGGGGCTCCCATGCAGGCTGGAGGAGAGTGAGAGAGCAGGGTTACTGCAGTCCTCGGCCCTATCTACATGGGAAAGGGGCACTTCCACTTCTGTCAGCCCTAGGTATGGGGAGGGCACTCAGTCACAGCACTTGAGAGGcctggaaaaggagaaggaaagttCTAGATTCTCAGGGAATACAGATAGAGGGAGAATTCGGTTTGTTTTCTGGGGCAGGGATCCAGGACATTGCACAGGGAGGGGCAGAgaaggggtgggtgggtggtggaccggaactctgcagtgggcagggCTCTCGTCCCCACGGGGATATTCCCCCTTGGGAACCGAGGAGCTGCCCCAGTGAAGTAAATGCAGATGATTAGGTGGGGAGGTACGGCCCCCACCTCATGTCAGGAAGTGGTGGGTATCCCAACACGGGTAGGGTCGCGCGTGCAAAGTCCAAGCATGTGCTTGGAGGGTGCTGTGAAGGCATGGGCCGAGGCACGGTGTATGTGCATAAGGCATGTGAAGGTAGGATGGTACTGGAAGGAGTGTGGAGGAACAGGAGGTGCCAGGGGAGTGTATGGAAGGGTGCAGTGCCCGGGACCCCCTTGCGAGGGGGCGCACTCACAAGAGGGACTGGATGGAGCGGTTGGTCCGCAGAGCCTCAGCCAGCTGCTTGATGCGGCTGGGGCTGGACACGACGCCCAGGTTAAGGTTGAGCTGCGCCAGGGACGTGGCCCCGGCCAGGGCCCGGCAGATGCGGCCAAAGTCGCGGTCGCAGAGGCGGCAGCCGCGCAGTGAGAGCAGGCGCACGGCGTTGTCGCGAAGGCCGCGGCAGATGTCCCGCACCTCGGCGCCGGACAGCGGCTCCCCCGAAATCTGGATGGAGCTGGGCAGCATCGTGCCCACGGCTGGGCCTCCGGGTATGGGGCCGGAACGGAGGTTGGTGGGGCCGCGGGCGGGGCCGGGGATAGGGCCGGGGTCGGGGCCCCGGCAGGGGTCGCGGGCGTAGTGGGGCCGGGGGTGGAGGCGGCGGCTGTGGCGGAAGCTGCGGCTGCGGCGGAGGCTGCGGCGGGGGCGGAGAAGAGCTACCGGGACTGAGCCGGAGCCGGCCAGAGGTGCGGAGGCGTCCAGGGCGCGGGCCGGGCTGAAGTGGGGCGGCGCTGGGGCGGGGGCGGCCCGCACGGTCCGTGTCTGGGCGTTGGGGCGGGTGCGCGTTCCGGGGGTTGGGCAGGCGCTGCTCGGCGCTTGTCCTTGTCCCTCGCGgtcgcggcggcggcggcggcagcggcagcgaGCGGCTCAAGGGCTTCGGCTTACCGGTCTCGGCTAGGAGGCCGTACCCGCTCCCTCCTTCTCTGCTGCCCGGCTCCCCCCGACCACCCCGCGGGCCTGGCCGCACGGCTGACAGAGAGAGCCTGAGACGGGCGGCTGGCGGCAGCTCCGGCTCCAGCTCCAGAGAGCGAGCGGGCGGCGAGTTCCCATGGCAACGGCTGCGTCACCGCCGCTCGCcccgccccctgcccggccaAGGCCACGCCGGCCCGCGAGGTTCGCGTACACTGGGTGGTTCGGGGCAAGGAGCTGGGAGCGATAGGCCGCTCCCTTGGGAGTGGGGTCAGCCAGCTGGCAGAAGGAAGGCGGCAGGGCTGAGTGGGTAGGGCTGACGGGGAGCGGAATGGAGGCACGCCCCGTGGAGATGGCGTTGGGCACGGTTACTGCTGCTTCTGCCCATTCTTCCATCCTTCCCCGTTCCTAAGGTCCATACCCCCGCCGGAATCCAGGGCACTGTTCCCTCCTATTTGGAAGGCCCCAGGGCCCTTTCATCCGCGCCGCGCCTCGCCCCCGCCCCTGTGACTCGAGGCGCAGCGTGCGTGGTGATCCCGGCCCATGGGGACTTCCCCGCTTGCTCCTCGCCAAGATGGCGGCCTCATCAGGGAGGCCCCAGGGACCACGGCTGGGCAGAGCCAGCTTGAGCTGCTGGGGAGAAGGGTACCCCATAGGGTCCCTAGGGCAGGGGAGCCTCAGATAGATAGATGCAAGGTCCTGGTGCCACACCTTCTCAGGTACGCAGGGCACTGTTGACATCTGAGGGTGTGTCCGTGCCGCGAGACTGGGGCAGCCAATACAAAGAAggtgccagggccagggccctggagcACTGGTGAGGACGTGAAGGCGGCTGAGCCACACTGCACGGTGCAGGCGGTGCTGTCTCAACTTTGTCCTCTGGCCAGGGTGGTGGGGGACTCACTTGTGTAACGCAGGACAAATGAAGGGCACCTGTTAGTCCCTTTGTTAGGAGGGATAGATGCTGCTGACCCAGATTTACTAGTGTTAAGAagattattttacataaaatataatattcaataTAATGAAGGGAGGTCAAAGGCCCTAGTCCCACTCTTAGCCACCTGAATTAACTTATTAAGTGGAGCAGATTAAAGAGGTGGTGGGGGTGGATGGTGCTATGTTAGGAGTGGTGGTTGGTTTTaagaggaaagacagaaaaactAAAAGGAGCTGGCCCCAGTACCACCATTAAAAGGGCAAAGCCAAATTTGGCTTCAATTAAGAGCTCCACAGGAAAATTATCAACACAATGCCCAGGTGCAGAAGATCCTTGTTTTGACACGGGGTTTAAGTCGGGATGTTTTGTCCAATTGTCACtgcttccttggcttcccaagagTGCAGCTGAGCCCAGACTCAAGCTGGCTGCAGTGTTCCATCAGGCTTATGGCTTTTGTGCTTGAGGCCTCCCTGCCGCTTCATGGGTCAGGTGTCATATTCAATCACTGCCTTCTATGTAGTCTGGCCTGTCCCACCTTTATCCTGCCTGGGTGAGGATATGAAGAAGGGAACATATGACATTAACATTGTTGACTGAGCAGGAAAGTATATAGGAAGTCGGATGACAGGGAGGACCACTGGATCAGCCGCTGCAGTTCCAGACTT
This region includes:
- the LRRC73 gene encoding leucine-rich repeat-containing protein 73, with the protein product MLPSSIQISGEPLSGAEVRDICRGLRDNAVRLLSLRGCRLCDRDFGRICRALAGATSLAQLNLNLGVVSSPSRIKQLAEALRTNRSIQSLFLHGSPLTDAGLALLNPALALHPALVALDLGDCMLGDEAINLICGLLPPDGAKSGLKELTLSANPGITPKGWSRLAIAVAHSSQVRVLNLDYNPLGDHVAGMLAVAVASSRTLEVLDLEGTGLTNQSAQTLLDMVENYPTALRSLVLAENSISPELQQQICDLLSEGEEEEEVAGGAGDTQEWERGQEPAAHQRGSSSWMCPSDPSSQMVLMTSGLGDSLLAETEM